The following proteins are encoded in a genomic region of Drosophila willistoni isolate 14030-0811.24 chromosome 3R, UCI_dwil_1.1, whole genome shotgun sequence:
- the LOC6648099 gene encoding glutamate--cysteine ligase regulatory subunit — protein sequence MIPTITKNYQNVVISTGNIINNELGQRKSNEELYDGLKVTLQKEPNAERVVVEIDKLHGCVQRDTEELTKRLTENGRNEISIGAKIFVNSNSTENIQQAVEALLNILKVTHVDNVVLAYHPNANAITPTAAVASATSGATTTKSPCSEGNTGTSSVSNWSIRNGQQGVDELKELYKCLEQYAHNQKITQLGIADLDAEALQELHKTASVAPTIAQVNLATCCVVPAELQEFCTAHDIQLNTHGDPELILQEEQFAGLVPGYTIDWSLRYQVHVRCRGVLTAKGYIVGASKPSET from the coding sequence ATGATACCGACAATTACGAAAAATTACCAGAACGTGGTGATTAGCACGggcaacatcatcaacaatgAACTGGGTCAGCGCAAATCCAACGAAGAGCTTTACGATGGCCTGAAAGTGACTCTACAGAAGGAACCAAATGCGGAGCGCGTGGTCGTGGAGATAGACAAGCTCCATGGCTGTGTACAGCGTGACACTGAGGAATTGACCAAGCGTTTGACTGAGAATGGTCGAAATGAGATTAGCATCGGGGCAAAGATATTTGTCAACAGCAATTCGACAGAAAACATCCAACAAGCTGTGGAGGCCCTACTCAACATACTTAAAGTGACGCATGTGGATAACGTGGTTCTGGCCTATCACCCGAATGCAAATGCCATCACTCCCACGGCGGCTGTTGCCAGCGCAACCTCTGgggccacaacaacaaaatctcCCTGCTCGGAGGGCAACACCGGCACGTCCAGCGTCAGCAATTGGAGTATTCGCAATGGACAGCAAGGGGTTGACGAACTCAAGGAGTTGTACAAGTGCCTGGAACAATATGCACATAACCAGAAGATAACCCAATTGGGCATAGCAGATTTGGATGCAGAGGCGCTACAGGAATTGCACAAAACTGCCAGTGTGGCCCCTACCATTGCACAGGTCAATTTGGCCACCTGCTGCGTCGTGCCCGCCGAATTACAGGAGTTCTGTACCGCCCACGACATACAGTTGAATACTCACGGAGATCCGGAGCTCATATTGCAGGAGGAGCAATTCGCTGGGCTGGTTCCCGGCTACACAATCGATTGGTCGTTGCGCTATCAGGTTCATGTTCGCTGCCGCGGCGTACTCACTGCCAAGGGCTATATTGTCGGGGCCTCAAAGCCCAGCGAAACATAA
- the LOC6648098 gene encoding wolframin isoform X1 produces MATWTQREPTGVSNRRRWNLEDRESLNKLKHHIAEEGCSQTQYDLAKELLENHMAEPNVANSNSRNQKAINWLVSASQNGHEDAAKLLRKCYNNGSGITAENADEVRRCLAMTPGERAARKAARELFACLSNGNEHITPKQLERKMRRIYNLQRKRRRRPHQEEDYSSSDCEPETECEPLEDTSSIGMANVEDRRFITEAHLVSAASNYSAGRMPAVNDTLTLSVPHPASLDHVPCFYRLIFHPLIFITLFYHRLLEVIVSLPKLLPLSVRCTLLVLLSWWSSRHMLPLVCYYLSLGVMLWATCKMLQTKQQFVDFRIWSGLFLSYGDNHIEADIAEQRFLRNNMKPYLYYFCAFICNLIVYPLVTDAWLPHSELTILSGAFTFLTMGVSMYATSHLVPDWLVIISFAVNVLAKYPYERDEVVSTRWRFLDLRVPTFSSFVVGNGIEFCLSCRTALYLFIPVLLILLARRSRWHGVYTYLIPHCVTLSWLQVCIATSQSATMFGMTRAALGLAGIVLFLPLFGIVALLVPVFVAIDNLGLANEELRWASTAVACGLVAILSCVLALNRATKKYITILQVLMGLTTACVLVFPYMTSSFKDTPRFNAIPRVGMSFSNSDTLQWDRFHALCAQPVQEETNKIKAQLRCSYLNGMHVAWEGSVDKVQIGRVSNILEDVISNYLPTWLARILRCVHGENIAQHFECDPKSESQCETWQRAIKSLERCSLQNWDRYEYELLVKVGSGSSSRLLGRSTFTNVLVKAHHDFGNFTRRLSHGDQILFYGVLHESRLLAKHVQIQLKTIECLSCQSANLGTVSIERLATSSPMDARLQDLKRGIKYLLNALLSPLITFK; encoded by the exons ATGGCCACCTGGACACAAAGGGAGCCGACAGGAGTCAGCAACCGTAGACGTTGGAATCTAGAAG ACCGCGAATCGCTGAACAAGTTAAAGCACCACATCGCAGAGGAGGGCTGTTCGCAAACCCAATATGACCTGGCTAAGGAGTTGTTAGAGAACCACATGG CAGAACCGAACGTGGCTAACAGCAACAGTCGTAACCAGAAAGCTATCAACTGGCTGGTGAGTGCGTCCCAAAATGGCCATGAAGATGCCGCCAAATTGTTGCGAAAATGCTACAACAATGGTAGTGGAATTACTGCTGAAAATGCAGACGAAGTGCGTCGGTGTTTGGCGATGACTCCAGGTGAACGGGCAGCAAGAAAAGCGGCCAGGGAACTTTTTGCTTGTTTATCGAATGGCAACGAACACATCACGCCAAAGCAACTGGAACGGAAGATGCGGCGCATCTACAACTTACAACGCAAGAGACGCAGACGCCCGCACCAGGAAGAGGACTACTCCAGCAGCGACTGCGAACCAGAGACCGAATGTGAACCCCTAGAAGACACTTCCAGTATTGGAATGGCAAATGTGGAGGATCGTCGTTTTATAACAGAGGCGCACCTGGTCTCAgcagcctctaactatagtgCCGGACGAATGCCTGCCGTAAATGATACATTGACGCTGTCAGTCCCCCATCCCGCAAGTCTGGATCACGTGCCATGCTTCTACCGCCTGATCTTTCATCCGTTGATATTCATCACTCTGTTTTACCATCGTTTGCTAGAAGTAATTGTCTCCCTGCCCAAACTGCTACCACTCAGTGTGCGATGCACTCTGCTGGTTCTGCTCTCTTGGTGGAGTAGCCGACACATGTTGCCGTTAGTGTGCTACTATCTCAGTCTGGGCGTTATGCTTTGGGCCACCTGTAAGATGTTGCAGACTAAGCAGCAGTTTGTGGACTTTCGGATTTGGTCAGGACTGTTTCTTAGCTACGGGGACAATCACATAGAGGCGGACATAGCGGAGCAGCGCTTTCTGAGGAACAATATGAAGCCGTAtctatattatttttgtgCCTTCATTTGCAACTTAATTGTCTATCCGCTGGTCACCGATGCCTGGCTGCCACATTCAGAGCTAACGATCCTTTCAGGAGCGTTTACCTTTCTCACCATGGGTGTCTCAATGTATGCCACTTCGCATTTGGTACCGGATTGGCTGGTAATCATTTCATTTGCTGTTAATGTGCTGGCCAAATATCCTTATGAAAGGGATGAAGTAGTCTCCACGCGTTGGCGCTTTTTGGACCTCCGCGTGCCCACCTTTTCTTCCTTTGTCGTTGGCAATGGTATCGAATTCTGCCTAAGTTGCCGAACTGCCTTATATCTATTCATTCCTGTGCTGCTCATCCTTCTTGCCAGGCGCTCTCGTTGGCATGGCGTCTACACATATCTTATACCACATTGCGTTACCCTCAGTTGGTTGCAGGTGTGTATCGCCACCTCGCAAAGTGCCACCATGTTTGGGATGACACGTGCCGCCCTAGGTTTGGCGGGAATTGTGCTCTTCCTGCCACTGTTCGGAATAGTGGCCCTTCTAGTTCCGGTATTTGTGGCGATTGACAATTTGGGCCTAGCCAACGAGGAGTTACGCTGGGCGAGCACAGCAGTAGCTTGCGGATTGGTAGCTATACTCTCGTGTGTCCTGGCTCTCAATCGGGCCACAAAGAAGTACATTACAATACTGCAA GTGCTTATGGGCTTAACGACAGCCTGTGTCCTTGTCTTTCCCTACATGACGTCCAGTTTTAAGGATACGCCACGCTTCAATGCCATTCCCAGAGTAGGAATGTCGTTTTCAAACTCGGATACTCTCCAATGGGATCGCTTCCATGCTCTTTGCGCTCAACCAGTACAGGAAGAGACCAACAAGATCAAGGCACAACTTCGTTGTTCTTATTTAAATGGCATGCACGTGGCATGGGAAGGAAGTGTGGACAAAGTGCAGATTGGACGTGTCAGCAACATTCTGGAAGATGTAATTTCCAACTATCTGCCCACTTGGCTGGCCCGCATTCTGCGCTGTGTGCACGGAGAGAACATTGCTCAACATTTTGAATGCGATCCCAAAAGTGAATCTCAATGTGAGACATGGCAGCGAGCCATAAAATCACTGGAGCGTTGCTCCCTCCAGAATTGGGATCGTTACGAATATGAGCTCTTGGTTAAGGTGGGCTCTGGCAGTAGCAGCCGGTTGCTAGGACGCTCCACTTTTACAAATGTGTTAGTAAAGGCTCATCATGACTTTGGTAATTTTACCCGTCGTCTTAGTCATGGAGACCAGATACTTTTCTATGGTGTTCTCCACGAATCTCGGCTTCTCGCTAAACATGTTCAGATTCAATTGAAGACCATCGAGTGCCTGTCTTGCCAGTCAGCAAATCTTGGAACTGTGAGCATTGAGCGCTTAGCAACCAGTTCTCCGATGGACGCGCGTCTCCAGGATCTTAAGAGAGGCATCAAGTATTTACTCAATGCTCTGCTTAGTCCGTTGATTACCTTTAAATAA
- the LOC6648098 gene encoding wolframin isoform X2, which yields MATWTQREPTGVSNRRRWNLEDRESLNKLKHHIAEEGCSQTQYDLAKELLENHMEPNVANSNSRNQKAINWLVSASQNGHEDAAKLLRKCYNNGSGITAENADEVRRCLAMTPGERAARKAARELFACLSNGNEHITPKQLERKMRRIYNLQRKRRRRPHQEEDYSSSDCEPETECEPLEDTSSIGMANVEDRRFITEAHLVSAASNYSAGRMPAVNDTLTLSVPHPASLDHVPCFYRLIFHPLIFITLFYHRLLEVIVSLPKLLPLSVRCTLLVLLSWWSSRHMLPLVCYYLSLGVMLWATCKMLQTKQQFVDFRIWSGLFLSYGDNHIEADIAEQRFLRNNMKPYLYYFCAFICNLIVYPLVTDAWLPHSELTILSGAFTFLTMGVSMYATSHLVPDWLVIISFAVNVLAKYPYERDEVVSTRWRFLDLRVPTFSSFVVGNGIEFCLSCRTALYLFIPVLLILLARRSRWHGVYTYLIPHCVTLSWLQVCIATSQSATMFGMTRAALGLAGIVLFLPLFGIVALLVPVFVAIDNLGLANEELRWASTAVACGLVAILSCVLALNRATKKYITILQVLMGLTTACVLVFPYMTSSFKDTPRFNAIPRVGMSFSNSDTLQWDRFHALCAQPVQEETNKIKAQLRCSYLNGMHVAWEGSVDKVQIGRVSNILEDVISNYLPTWLARILRCVHGENIAQHFECDPKSESQCETWQRAIKSLERCSLQNWDRYEYELLVKVGSGSSSRLLGRSTFTNVLVKAHHDFGNFTRRLSHGDQILFYGVLHESRLLAKHVQIQLKTIECLSCQSANLGTVSIERLATSSPMDARLQDLKRGIKYLLNALLSPLITFK from the exons ATGGCCACCTGGACACAAAGGGAGCCGACAGGAGTCAGCAACCGTAGACGTTGGAATCTAGAAG ACCGCGAATCGCTGAACAAGTTAAAGCACCACATCGCAGAGGAGGGCTGTTCGCAAACCCAATATGACCTGGCTAAGGAGTTGTTAGAGAACCACATGG AACCGAACGTGGCTAACAGCAACAGTCGTAACCAGAAAGCTATCAACTGGCTGGTGAGTGCGTCCCAAAATGGCCATGAAGATGCCGCCAAATTGTTGCGAAAATGCTACAACAATGGTAGTGGAATTACTGCTGAAAATGCAGACGAAGTGCGTCGGTGTTTGGCGATGACTCCAGGTGAACGGGCAGCAAGAAAAGCGGCCAGGGAACTTTTTGCTTGTTTATCGAATGGCAACGAACACATCACGCCAAAGCAACTGGAACGGAAGATGCGGCGCATCTACAACTTACAACGCAAGAGACGCAGACGCCCGCACCAGGAAGAGGACTACTCCAGCAGCGACTGCGAACCAGAGACCGAATGTGAACCCCTAGAAGACACTTCCAGTATTGGAATGGCAAATGTGGAGGATCGTCGTTTTATAACAGAGGCGCACCTGGTCTCAgcagcctctaactatagtgCCGGACGAATGCCTGCCGTAAATGATACATTGACGCTGTCAGTCCCCCATCCCGCAAGTCTGGATCACGTGCCATGCTTCTACCGCCTGATCTTTCATCCGTTGATATTCATCACTCTGTTTTACCATCGTTTGCTAGAAGTAATTGTCTCCCTGCCCAAACTGCTACCACTCAGTGTGCGATGCACTCTGCTGGTTCTGCTCTCTTGGTGGAGTAGCCGACACATGTTGCCGTTAGTGTGCTACTATCTCAGTCTGGGCGTTATGCTTTGGGCCACCTGTAAGATGTTGCAGACTAAGCAGCAGTTTGTGGACTTTCGGATTTGGTCAGGACTGTTTCTTAGCTACGGGGACAATCACATAGAGGCGGACATAGCGGAGCAGCGCTTTCTGAGGAACAATATGAAGCCGTAtctatattatttttgtgCCTTCATTTGCAACTTAATTGTCTATCCGCTGGTCACCGATGCCTGGCTGCCACATTCAGAGCTAACGATCCTTTCAGGAGCGTTTACCTTTCTCACCATGGGTGTCTCAATGTATGCCACTTCGCATTTGGTACCGGATTGGCTGGTAATCATTTCATTTGCTGTTAATGTGCTGGCCAAATATCCTTATGAAAGGGATGAAGTAGTCTCCACGCGTTGGCGCTTTTTGGACCTCCGCGTGCCCACCTTTTCTTCCTTTGTCGTTGGCAATGGTATCGAATTCTGCCTAAGTTGCCGAACTGCCTTATATCTATTCATTCCTGTGCTGCTCATCCTTCTTGCCAGGCGCTCTCGTTGGCATGGCGTCTACACATATCTTATACCACATTGCGTTACCCTCAGTTGGTTGCAGGTGTGTATCGCCACCTCGCAAAGTGCCACCATGTTTGGGATGACACGTGCCGCCCTAGGTTTGGCGGGAATTGTGCTCTTCCTGCCACTGTTCGGAATAGTGGCCCTTCTAGTTCCGGTATTTGTGGCGATTGACAATTTGGGCCTAGCCAACGAGGAGTTACGCTGGGCGAGCACAGCAGTAGCTTGCGGATTGGTAGCTATACTCTCGTGTGTCCTGGCTCTCAATCGGGCCACAAAGAAGTACATTACAATACTGCAA GTGCTTATGGGCTTAACGACAGCCTGTGTCCTTGTCTTTCCCTACATGACGTCCAGTTTTAAGGATACGCCACGCTTCAATGCCATTCCCAGAGTAGGAATGTCGTTTTCAAACTCGGATACTCTCCAATGGGATCGCTTCCATGCTCTTTGCGCTCAACCAGTACAGGAAGAGACCAACAAGATCAAGGCACAACTTCGTTGTTCTTATTTAAATGGCATGCACGTGGCATGGGAAGGAAGTGTGGACAAAGTGCAGATTGGACGTGTCAGCAACATTCTGGAAGATGTAATTTCCAACTATCTGCCCACTTGGCTGGCCCGCATTCTGCGCTGTGTGCACGGAGAGAACATTGCTCAACATTTTGAATGCGATCCCAAAAGTGAATCTCAATGTGAGACATGGCAGCGAGCCATAAAATCACTGGAGCGTTGCTCCCTCCAGAATTGGGATCGTTACGAATATGAGCTCTTGGTTAAGGTGGGCTCTGGCAGTAGCAGCCGGTTGCTAGGACGCTCCACTTTTACAAATGTGTTAGTAAAGGCTCATCATGACTTTGGTAATTTTACCCGTCGTCTTAGTCATGGAGACCAGATACTTTTCTATGGTGTTCTCCACGAATCTCGGCTTCTCGCTAAACATGTTCAGATTCAATTGAAGACCATCGAGTGCCTGTCTTGCCAGTCAGCAAATCTTGGAACTGTGAGCATTGAGCGCTTAGCAACCAGTTCTCCGATGGACGCGCGTCTCCAGGATCTTAAGAGAGGCATCAAGTATTTACTCAATGCTCTGCTTAGTCCGTTGATTACCTTTAAATAA
- the LOC6648097 gene encoding uncharacterized protein LOC6648097 isoform X1, protein MSCDEKTALLAKERGHQQHISIVVMPASRKDPKDYEPIFTTADISFASCSNPYHIASYSYGLSLEELLPFTLDPWWQNVRRLCFVCLWLTMVLTLLAAISIAYFHDAAAVCRANATTTTNLPTSTSSPPSAFALTANGTQLLWASF, encoded by the exons ATGTCGTGCGATGAGAAAACAGCGCTGCTGGCAAAAGAACGAGGCCACCAGCAACACATCTCCATTGTGGTAATGCCCGCGTCGAGAAAGGATCCAAAGGATTATGAACCCATTTTCACAACTGCTGA CATTTCGTTTGCTTCTTGTTCTAACCCCTACCACATCGCCAGCTACTCCTATGGCCTCTCATTGGAGGAACTGTTGCCGTTCACTCTGGATCCCTGGTGGCAGAATGTGCGACGTCTGTGCTTCGTCTGCCTCTGGCTGACAATGGTGTTGACCCTGCTGGCTGCCATTTCCATTGCGTACTTCCATGATGCCGCCGCTGTCTGCCGCGCGAATGCCACTACCACGACCAATCTTccaacatcaacatcatctCCTCCGTCAGCATTTGCCTTGACGGCAAATGGCACACAATTGCTGTGGGCCAGCTTTTAG
- the LOC6648097 gene encoding uncharacterized protein LOC6648097 isoform X2 yields MSCDEKTALLAKERGHQQHISIVVMPASRKDPKDYEPIFTTADYSYGLSLEELLPFTLDPWWQNVRRLCFVCLWLTMVLTLLAAISIAYFHDAAAVCRANATTTTNLPTSTSSPPSAFALTANGTQLLWASF; encoded by the exons ATGTCGTGCGATGAGAAAACAGCGCTGCTGGCAAAAGAACGAGGCCACCAGCAACACATCTCCATTGTGGTAATGCCCGCGTCGAGAAAGGATCCAAAGGATTATGAACCCATTTTCACAACTGCTGA CTACTCCTATGGCCTCTCATTGGAGGAACTGTTGCCGTTCACTCTGGATCCCTGGTGGCAGAATGTGCGACGTCTGTGCTTCGTCTGCCTCTGGCTGACAATGGTGTTGACCCTGCTGGCTGCCATTTCCATTGCGTACTTCCATGATGCCGCCGCTGTCTGCCGCGCGAATGCCACTACCACGACCAATCTTccaacatcaacatcatctCCTCCGTCAGCATTTGCCTTGACGGCAAATGGCACACAATTGCTGTGGGCCAGCTTTTAG
- the LOC6648096 gene encoding membrane-bound alkaline phosphatase, which yields MFGWSNAYVAIVGLSLIVSVSLAAPECTRSEEYCQDRAMHPDLPEAPTATKSRAIEGENTNEYWREKATQHIKEKLSAELNKNKAKNIIFFLGDGMGVTTTSAARNLLGGEEKELSFERFPYTGMAKTYAVNKIVPDSACTATAYLCGVKAQEGTIGVIGSLDRSTCVDNEDTHVPSIAKWAIDAGKWSGLVTTTRVTHASPAGVYAHTSERDWENDQDVKNRCSDNEQNVHDIGYQLANNEVGSKLKVILGGGKRNFVDSGIESWGARVDGRNLIEEFKDANERNVYVDTVDQLLAVDVTQTDRLFGLFNTDHMKYRMENEEDTTEPSLEQMTRKAIEHLSQNENGYFLFIEGGRIDQAHHENWARMALNETTEFSSAIQAARDLTNEEDTLIVVSADHSHVFTYGGYGTRGQDVLDAAPSKAADGKPYMILNYANGPGYTLNFNSDAKERNDPTTVLTGSKHDRYPSGVPMGNDSHGGDDVPVFALGPWAHLFTGIYEQNTIPHIMAYAACLGEGHTMCSVESKQKK from the exons ATGTTCGGTTGGTCAAACGCATACGTCGCGATCGTTGGATTATCGCTGATAGTCAGCGTCTCCTTGGCGGCACCAGAATGTACGCGCAGCGAGGAATACTGTCAGGATCGGGCCATGCACCCGGATTTACCCGAAGCCCCGACAGCCACCAAGTCGAGGGCGATCGAGGGTGAGAATACCAATGAATACTGGCGGGAGAAGGCAACACAGCACATCAAGGAGAAATTGTCTGCCGAGTTGAACAAGAATAAGGCCAAGAACATTATTTTCTTCCTGGGCGATGGAATGGGCGTGACTACGACATCGGCGGCACGTAATTTGTTGGGCGGCGAGGAAAAGGAGCTCTCCTTTGAACGTTTCCCTTACACTGGTATGGCGAAAACCTACGCCGTCAATAAGATTGTACCCGATTCCGCCTGCACAGCAACTGCCTATTTGTGTGGCGTTAAGGCTCAGGAAGGTACCATCGGTGTCATTGGTAGCCTTGACCGTTCCACCTGCGTAGACAACGAGGACACGCATGTTCCCTCGATTGCCAAGTGGGCAATTGATGCAGGCAAATGGTCGGGCTTGGTGACCACAACTCGAGTGACTCACGCCTCTCCGGCTGGCGTCTATGCTCACACCTCGGAACGTGACTGGGAGAATGACCAAGATGTGAAGAACCGTTGTTCAGACAACGAACAGAATGTCCATGACATTGGCTATCAGTTGGCCAATAATGAAGTGGGCAGTAAATTAAAAGTCATTTTGGGAGGAGGAAAGAGGAATTTCGTGGATTCTGGTATCGAAAGCTGGGGAGCACGTGTAGATGGACGCAATCTGATCGAGGAATTTAAAGACGCCAACGAGCGTAATGTCTATGTGGATACTGTGGATCAATTGCTTGCAGTGGATGTCACCCAGACGGATCGTCTGTTCGGTCTATTCAACACGGATCATATGAAGTATCGCATGGAGAACGAAGAGGATACCACCGAGCCCAGCCTGGAGCAGATGACACGTAAGGCCATCGAGCATTTGAGCCAGAATGAAAACGGTTACTTCCTCTTCATCGAGGGCGGCCGCATCGATCAGGCTCATCACGAGAATTGGGCACGCATGGCTCTCAATGAGACCACTGAGTTCTCTAGCGCCATTCAAGCAGCTCGAGATCTAACCAACGAGGAGGATACCCTTATTGTGGTCTCTGCTGATCATTCTCATGTCTTTACCTACGGTGGATATGGA ACACGTGGTCAAGATGTTCTCGACGCAGCCCCTAGTAAGGCAGCCGATGGCAAACCCTACATGATCTTGAACTATGCAAATGGCCCTGGCTACACCCTCAACTTCAATTCAGATGCCAAGGAACGCAATGATCCTACAACTGTGTTGACTGGATCAAAACACGACAGATATCCATCGGGTGTGCCCATGGGAAATGATTCCCATGGCGGTGATGACGTACCAGTTTTTGCTTTGGGCCCTTGGGCCCACTTGTTTACCGGCATTTATGAGCAGAATACCATTCCCCATATAATGGCTTATGCAGCTTGCTTGGGCGAAGGTCACACCATGTGCAGCGTAGAATCGAAGCAAAAGAAGTAA